In Scheffersomyces stipitis CBS 6054 chromosome 7, complete sequence, the DNA window TAAAACTTTATCTTGTAATTATTACTTATAAATGCTCTTTCGTATAGCAGCAGTAGTAGCAATAGTCAGGGTTTTAAACTGTCCCACTGATGCCTGGTTTGGCCTTGGCCAGAGTTATTCTCCACATATCCACTTAGCCAATTCTATATACAGGAGTGAGCATACAGATATGGAAAGGGGCATTTATCTTCAGCCGTAATCTATACGGtaacttctcttctctcGGTAGACTTTGCtctattttcttttgttaAATTACCAATATGTCGCTGCTCTTTGAGTGGGCGTTTGGAAAGAAGCTCACGCCGCAGGAGCGGCTTCGAAAAAACCAGCGAGCACTTGAAAAGACTCAGCGAGAGCTCACACGAGAAGTGACCAAGCTTCAGCAacaggagaagaagttaaTCAGcgagatcaagaagtcgGCCAAAGCTGGTCAAATCAGCAGCGCCAAGATCCAGGCTAAGGATTTGATTCGAACCAAGAACTATATCGGCAAGTTTAACTCGATGAAAGCGCAATTACAGGCTATTTCACTTCGTATCCAATCTGTAAGATCCAACCAGCAAATGGCCACCTCGATGAGAGATGCAACCCGTTTGCTTTCGGGAATGAACCGGTCGATGAATTTGCCCCAGTTGTCGCGTATAGCCCAGGAGTTTGCTAAAGAAAACGATCTTATGGACCAGAAACAGGAATTCATGGATGATGCCATTGACGATGCCATGGCTatggatgaagatgagttgGGCGAGGATGAACAGATAGACGAAATCTTGGGTAAAGTTCTCGACGAAATCGGAGTAGACTTGAATACTAGTTTGAAGGAGACTCCTAACTCTATCAATGTTCATActgaagagaagttgaattcCGGTAGAGTAGCCGAAGCTATTGGTGGAGGAGGCGATCACGCTGATGAGGATGACTTGCAGGCGAGATTGGAcagtttgaagaagtaggAATGATATAGACTGCTCATGAATAGATGTATAGTGAGTATATTCGAAGAGAAATCTTGATATATATGAAGACGCATGAGCTTGAGACTGGTATATGTGATGTACTAAATATAAAGGCTTTATATGAGAAACTggatatatatattatttGAGAAGAAGCTAGACTAGCTTTATGTAGTAGTTTTGAGAGGCTTTTCGCAGCTAGTGGAGAGGAGTAGACAACTGGAAGACAGCGAAATAGGGTATTccaattgaaaatgtatTGCATTGTATCCAGTACagcattgttgaagagtATAGTGGCATCTTTAAGGGGACTTCTTAGAACATACGACAACTATGATATAGAATTTACGTATACTTGTTATTTGTACCCAATTCATTCTTTACCTGTAAAGTCTCCTTAATAGAGATTATCAACCACAGAGTATGGAATCTCCATGTTTAAAGTGCAAAGAATACCCGGGCCAAATTCCGTCCCCTGTAGCCTTATTCCCCATTGATTCAATTTAGTGTATACTTGCATAGTCCGAGCCGCTACGGCCGACTCAATTTGACTCACGGGTATCCATGGGTGTGGCTCTGTGTTGCAGCTGCTAAGAGCGACTCccgatttttcacttttttgCTTTGCTTCTCCTCaaaaaaatatttgatTTTGCGGGGTTGACATCTTGGAAGTGTAAAGCGCTTTCTATATAAGGACAGTATATCCGACGACTACCCCATTGGAATAAGCGATGTTGATAACTAAAGAGTATAAAAGCCTCGTGTACCGACTACAGCATTTTGGTTTTGCTATTGGTAACTTCACCAAATTGTTTTTCCACCCAATTGATTTCATTAGTTGATTCAAAATTGTTATTTCGAATTCCGAATAGTCAATTGCCGATATCATGTCTTTGTACCCTGCAAATAATCGTTCGAAAGAGGAGGCTCTTGCAAGTCTTCCTATCTCCAGCATTTCAATAACCAATAGTGTTGTTGTAAGTGGAGCTAGTGCTGATGGAAACTACTCCGCAGTATACAGAAACCTGGCTTCCCCAGATAAGTTGATTTCCAGTATTCATCCAGACTTGG includes these proteins:
- the DID4 gene encoding class E vacuolar-protein sorting and endocytosis factor (go_function molecular function unknown), with amino-acid sequence MSSLFEWAFGKKLTPQERLRKNQRALEKTQRELTREVTKLQQQEKKLISEIKKSAKAGQISSAKIQAKDLIRTKNYIGKFNSMKAQLQAISLRIQSVRSNQQMATSMRDATRLLSGMNRSMNLPQLSRIAQEFAKENDLMDQKQEFMDDAIDDAMAMDEDELGEDEQIDEILGKVLDEIGVDLNTSLKETPNSINVHTEEKLNSGRVAEAIGGGGDHADEDDLQARLDSLKK